The Helianthus annuus cultivar XRQ/B chromosome 11, HanXRQr2.0-SUNRISE, whole genome shotgun sequence region TGTCAACCGTGCAGGTATGTCTACATGTAATCCAGTCGCCACCCCTGTTGATACTAAACCAAAACTTAGTGCTCAATCTAGCGTCCCGTTTGAAGACCCCACTTCATATCGCAATCTTGCGGGAGCACTACAGTATCTCACGTTCACTAGGCCCGATATCAGTTATGCCGTTCAACAAGTATGTATTCATATGCATAATCCTAGCATCGAGCACTGGCAAGCCTTGAAACGTATTATTCGTTACGTTCGCGGCACGGCAGAATATGGACTTACTCTATCTCCATGTCCTTCTATCTCTCTACGGGCTTATACAGATGCTGATTGGGCGGGGTGTCTAGATACCCGTCGCTCAACCTCCGGATATTGTGTCTACATGGACAAAATCTATTGTCTTGGTCTTCAAAACGTCAGTCTACCATCTCTCGCTCCAGTGCCGAAGCAGAATACCGAGCGGTTGCCAATGTCGTTGCTGAAGTTTGTTGGCTTCGTAACCTCCTTCTCGAGTTACGTCGACCGCTCTCCACAGCCACTTTAGTATATTGTGACAACATCAGTGCCATCTACCTATCTAGTAATCCGGTTCAGCATCAACGCACGAAGTACATCGAACTTGATATTCATTTTGTGCGCGAACATGTTCAACGTGGTACCATACGGATACTTCACACGCCTACTCGTTTACAGATTGCTGACATCTTCACCAAAGGCTTACCTCGAGTATTATTTGATGATTTCCGCTCCAGTCTCAACATTCGCCCACCTCttgcttcgactgcgggggtgtaatgGAATATCCCTTATGTAAATATAGATATGATTTTGTATTTACTTGTTCCCTAAAATTTGTATTTACTTGTTCCCGAAGATAAGGGATTATATCTTGTATTTATATTGAGGAATCAATGAAAGAGAATTCAATTGAGCCACATATCATTCTTCAAAAACTATATACCTTTAGGATTAACTGACGATTGAGACCATAAACTTTTTTACTCCTATCCTCCTATAAGTGTGTGGCTTTATCTTATTAAGTTTGCATCACAAAACAATCATTTGTCATCTCAAACACTATGGTTGATGTGTCACGTCTATGTCTTTATGTTTTATAATGATTTTGCACATCATAAAGACATAGATGTGACCATACGGTTCATGAACAGTGCcctgaacgtttggttcgtttgctgTTTGGTCTTGTGTGTTCCGACTTCACTTGTATTTATTTAACAATATCTTCTTAATTTAGCTTTACATCCAAGGCGAAAAAGAAAGTTTGTGGAATATTTtcactaaaaaataaatattattagtACCCATTACAAATACAACACATGACTAAACTTTTGGATCAATAATCCTTCAAACACCAATGAAATCAACAGAAGAAGATAAACATATTTCACCTGAGAACATTTAATTAGTTCTTTTTCCACCAGTTTGGCTTAGTTTACAACTCTACAGTCGAGCCTTACCTCTTGCCCACCACTGATGCTACTCATCTTAATCATGGATTTCACAAATGCTTTCTGGAACTCTTGTTGTGAGCTAGCAAACTTTGAGACCAATGCTTTCGTCTTAGCCGAATTGATCAACGACTGATCAGAAGAGAATATACTCTTGCCTTGGAGAAGTAACTTATAATATCTATTGTCAAAAGTTGTGGGAGTCGCATCAAGATTTGCACCGGCATTTTTCGCTGTGTTTTTTGCAGGGCATACACTCTTTAAACTGGCTGCAAATGATGATTCCAGAGTTGGGTCGACACTTTGCTTTGAACTAAAGTTGTGTATCCTGTTCTGAAAGGATGAGCAATGAGCGAACCCAAGTGTATGTCCTCCTACACATTGATCAGCAAATAATAATCTTTATTTCGTTTGcttcaaaaaaaattaatataagaaAAATAACATTTTGGGTGACACATTTATAAAACGTGTAACAAATCGGTTACTATATGTTTGTAAAATATATTCTTGAAGGATAAGAGTAATCTTTAAAACTATATCTTTTAGCTATAATTATAAGATAAATATTATGACTAAAGAGCAAAAAGTTTTGTTACTTTGTTTAAAATGGAGTCACTAAGAACCCGGATATCTGGAAATTTTAGGTAATATTTGGTCAATTACCTGATAACGCAACTAAATCATCCATGGAAAGACCTCTTTGTGCAAAACTTTGTTGCAATTGGGAAATATTGAATGTTGGAGCTGGTAATTGTCGTGTTTCGGTAGCTTTCGAAACTCTTCCATCCTTTCTTCCTTTTGGCACACCCCATGTTGGCCCTCCGGACTATATTTAAATCAAGTTTAAACTCGAAACGAAATtaaaatcaaattgtaaaatttgtaaaCTTTTAGTTACTAAAAAAAGATGCTTTACTAACCAAAGTGACTGCATCCCTTGCTGCTAATGCCAAGATATCTGCACAAGAGACAGTTTTAGGACATAAAGCCTCTACTGCTTTCTTGGCATTATCAATAACATAAAATGCATGCAAAGATATGTTTGGAGGTCCATCTTTCTCAGCTTTGTTCTTCCCGGTTGAGTTCAGCAACACCGAACCGTCACACCCCTACAAAGTTTTAAGTTTAgtaatcaacaattaatcaaaaTGATTTACTGTTTTGCATATGACATGTAAGTGGAAGAAGTAGAAGAATAATCACCCTAATGAAGCAATCATGGAAATGCATTCTTAGAAGTGCAGCAGGAACTGTTGGATCATTCAACATTGCTTTCTTGACAACACTTGTAATGGTTGATTCAGCATTGTGGCATGTTTGATCATAGTAATTAGCACTTAGGGTATTAACCAAGTTAAAATGGGCTAATCCAAAGATAGTGAAACTGAAAATAAGGTAAAACATATTGGTGTTCTTGTCTGCCATTGGGAGATGTTTGAAGGTTGATGAAAAAGATTGAGAGGAAAGGTTAGCATTTATACGAGGAAGAAGAAGGCAATGTTAAGAGGTTGATGCATGAAGTTGGAGTTGGCAAAATCAGGTGAGCTGATATCTCTATTATAATGGTGTTTGATAGAAAAGGGGGAGTTGTTAATTGTTTTTGATTTGTAGGATAATGCTTAAATATTCTAGACCCATTTAGAATGCATTACTTAAAATTCTACTGAATATAATAcaattattgttattaatattttGATAGCAGACTTGGACTTTTGACCAATTGGCATCCAATATGTTTCCAAACAAATATTCTTTGGTTAAAGTGGTTGAAGTCTTGCACCAATCATAACTAACTCATTGTTATTGTATTGTTTTTGCAACTCTAGATTTTTTCCACCTAATCTACCAAAAcactccaaaaaaaaaaaaaataaacaaagaaaaatgaaaaatctcGATAGAAAAACTATATTTGAGTGAATTGCAttgcattttataaaaaaatattgaaATCTTAGTGTTGTGTTCTTTGAGCATGCTTATTAGATTTTACAAACGGCTAAAATTTTGGCTAAAATAATAATCCTTTATCCCTCAAAAAAATAATGGGCCATGTTATGAATTAATGAAATTTTGCATTGCATTACATTACATTTTTAGATAAAATTAATCTTGGTTTTGAAGAAGAAGCTGCTATTAGACCATCTCCAATGCATAATCAAAATTTTTGCAAAAAGTGTTGCCACATCATCTCTTTTCtatttctctttcttcattaaagaCCTCACTACTCATAAACTTCATTCATTCTCTGTCTACAAATACATGCACTTAACCAAGAACATTTCTACCCTCTCTCTACTCTACTCTCTTCTCCAACTCATCATCCATGTCACAAATGCACCTCAAATACATTGCATTGGGTTTGGTCTTAGTTCTCTACCTTGATTTCGAAGAACAATAACAAAAGAACTTTGAATTGTGTGCACAGGTGGAACCTTACAAACATGGGAAACTATTCCTTGGAATAAGTCTCACAACCAATCCAAAAGTTAGGAAAACTTATTAATTTCTTATTATGTATCGTCATGACTCTATGCTACTCAAGGAATTTGCAAACGAAAGAGGTAGATTGCAATGTATGTCAAAGGACATCCACTTCCACCTGTTGCAAACACGGGCATGCATAGCGTACCTAGTTATTTTTGGAACCACCACTTCTAGCGTATTAGTTGTTACGAAAATAACAAAGAGAATATAACACATGTGAAAAATATGGAGGTTTtggtagaaaaataaaactaagtGTAGAAAACAATTATTCTCTATACCTCTTTACTAATACTGTGGTTGATGTGTCTATACTCTTTATGGTCACATCTATATATTTATGATGTACAAAAGTTTATAATTTTTATTCTCCAATAATCTCTTGCTTGTTCCTGCTCAATCAACAATTTCATTGGTTTAGGCTTTAGAAATTTTCACAAATACAAGACAACATGTTTCACCTCCTAAATGTGGTAAGAACAAACTTAATATGTGCATAATGATATAACTTCATAATTTAGCTTTATATCTAAGTCGAAAAGGAAAGCTTGTGGAATATTCTTTAGACAATAACCATTATTATTACCCAAATACAGTACAAAACATTACTAAACTTTTGGATAATGACTCTGAAACCGATTAATCTCTTAACATCACGTACATAGTTAGATAGTTAGAATAAGTATTAAGTAGCGGTTACAAAAGTTGAAGGACCAAGGTTGTCAACATGTAAGATGGTAACTACCATCATATTCGAAAAGGTGTGTCTACACACACACATCAATACCGAACCGGTACAAGGAAACAAAGGGACAGACGCGACTGTTGGATCGAGTGGACAAGATTCATCGCACCTCTTCATGATTCAATCACAACCATACATCCAAGAGACGTGTCCTTTCACGAAGAGACGCAACCATTCACTCGTACCCgtagaaaactataaatagggacaTGTAGATTCATTTGTAACACACTCGCAATAGATTTGTATACATTACGTTCATTCGATTATTACAAGTTATTGTTATTCAAAGTTTATCACGCTCatttagagatcaagatcc contains the following coding sequences:
- the LOC110889193 gene encoding peroxidase 64-like gives rise to the protein MADKNTNMFYLIFSFTIFGLAHFNLVNTLSANYYDQTCHNAESTITSVVKKAMLNDPTVPAALLRMHFHDCFIRGCDGSVLLNSTGKNKAEKDGPPNISLHAFYVIDNAKKAVEALCPKTVSCADILALAARDAVTLSGGPTWGVPKGRKDGRVSKATETRQLPAPTFNISQLQQSFAQRGLSMDDLVALSGGHTLGFAHCSSFQNRIHNFSSKQSVDPTLESSFAASLKSVCPAKNTAKNAGANLDATPTTFDNRYYKLLLQGKSIFSSDQSLINSAKTKALVSKFASSQQEFQKAFVKSMIKMSSISGGQEVRLDCRVVN